The Christiangramia flava JLT2011 genome has a segment encoding these proteins:
- a CDS encoding diacylglycerol/lipid kinase family protein has product MVNFKEVLLVVNPISGDISKDKAQRQVEQEVKQHNAHFHLYKTTGENDAEEIKELVKEREIDRLVIAGGDGTINLVADAVKDFDVSIGLIPAGSANGLCTNLQIPQQLEQQVQIALSDHCIELDMLCLNEKICLHLSDLGINAELIRNYEGSNIRGKFGYLLQTIPTLIKSEYPFEFRIETDGKEFVREGVLLGIANANKYGTGANVNPEGKPNDGIFEILVFKRLNFFDILKTLRNESRIDPEFLETIPTTEATITCKPPISFQIDGEFIGKETKIDVSIIPQKLKVAVPVNYNP; this is encoded by the coding sequence ATGGTGAATTTTAAGGAAGTTTTATTGGTCGTGAATCCCATTTCCGGAGACATTTCCAAAGATAAAGCACAACGACAGGTAGAACAGGAAGTAAAGCAGCATAATGCTCATTTTCATCTTTATAAAACTACCGGGGAAAATGATGCGGAGGAGATCAAGGAGCTCGTAAAAGAAAGAGAAATAGACCGCCTGGTCATTGCCGGCGGTGACGGCACCATCAATCTGGTGGCAGATGCTGTAAAAGATTTTGATGTTTCTATAGGGTTGATTCCCGCAGGTTCTGCAAACGGGTTATGTACCAACCTGCAAATTCCGCAGCAATTGGAACAACAGGTACAAATTGCACTCAGTGATCATTGTATCGAACTCGACATGCTGTGCCTGAACGAAAAAATTTGCCTGCACCTGAGTGATCTCGGTATCAACGCTGAATTGATCCGTAATTATGAGGGTAGCAATATCCGCGGAAAGTTTGGCTATCTACTGCAAACTATTCCCACCCTGATCAAAAGTGAGTATCCTTTTGAATTTCGTATCGAAACCGATGGGAAAGAATTTGTGAGGGAAGGCGTGTTACTCGGTATCGCAAACGCGAATAAATACGGCACCGGTGCCAACGTCAATCCGGAAGGAAAGCCCAATGACGGTATCTTCGAAATACTTGTTTTTAAGCGCCTGAATTTTTTCGATATTCTGAAAACTCTTCGGAATGAATCACGTATCGATCCTGAATTTCTGGAAACCATTCCCACCACTGAAGCAACCATTACCTGTAAACCACCGATTTCTTTTCAGATAGACGGCGAATTCATAGGTAAAGAAACGAAGATCGATGTTTCCATCATTCCGCAGAAATTAAAGGTGGCCGTTCCAGTAAATTACAATCCTTAG
- a CDS encoding App1 family protein — protein sequence MKLDLKLYRGYVNDEELIVFGHLFQSWAPDKYSIEKKGLKHAYAILHKFRIKPLENYKINLKFRDLEVTTKTLEDGYFRFTIPYDEELEPGWHNYEVTCKFGQFGIVERGELLKPYPSKLGIISDIDDTFLISHSNNFFKKLYVMLSKNVNTRKVFDDVVRHYQELSQAGQESSKATNSFFYVSSSEWNLYDFIAEFAVLHDLPKAVIKLKKIKTGLRDFVATGRGNHDHKFIKIKDILSFYPHLEYVLLGDDSQHDPFLYERIIKTFPKNIRVVYIRQTGQKKKEKVVSVLRNMESMGTATCYFKKSDEAIQHSKEIGII from the coding sequence TTGAAACTGGATCTTAAGCTTTATCGAGGTTATGTTAACGATGAAGAATTAATAGTTTTTGGCCACCTTTTCCAGTCCTGGGCGCCAGATAAATATAGCATCGAAAAAAAAGGTTTGAAGCATGCGTATGCCATTCTGCATAAATTCCGAATCAAGCCACTGGAAAATTATAAGATCAACCTGAAATTTCGTGATCTGGAAGTCACTACTAAAACGCTTGAAGATGGGTACTTCAGGTTTACGATTCCGTATGACGAAGAACTGGAACCGGGATGGCATAATTATGAGGTTACCTGTAAATTTGGCCAATTTGGCATCGTGGAAAGGGGAGAACTGCTGAAACCTTATCCCAGTAAACTCGGGATCATTTCAGATATTGACGATACCTTTCTGATCTCCCATAGCAACAATTTTTTTAAGAAACTCTACGTGATGCTCTCTAAGAATGTCAATACACGAAAGGTTTTTGATGATGTGGTTCGGCACTACCAGGAACTTAGCCAGGCAGGGCAGGAGAGCTCGAAAGCTACGAATTCTTTTTTCTATGTATCCAGCAGCGAATGGAACCTGTATGATTTCATTGCGGAATTTGCTGTTCTACACGACCTTCCTAAAGCGGTCATCAAGCTGAAAAAGATCAAAACCGGTTTAAGAGATTTTGTGGCCACGGGCAGGGGCAATCACGATCATAAATTTATTAAGATCAAGGATATTCTGAGTTTTTATCCGCACCTGGAATATGTACTGTTGGGAGATGATTCCCAACACGACCCTTTTTTATACGAACGCATCATTAAAACTTTTCCGAAAAATATCAGGGTGGTTTACATCCGGCAGACAGGGCAAAAGAAAAAAGAGAAAGTGGTTTCCGTTCTTCGGAATATGGAAAGTATGGGTACAGCAACCTGCTATTTTAAAAAGAGCGATGAGGCCATTCAGCATTCTAAAGAAATTGGAATTATATAA